Proteins co-encoded in one Streptomyces sp. JH34 genomic window:
- a CDS encoding cytochrome P450: MSVVDLRGARDFSANPYPFYAKLRAEGPVHPVRTDGFERIWMIVGYEEARAALADQRFSKDWRTTDLWSASDNPINANMLEMDAPHHTRLRKLVAREFTARRISALRPRVEQITENLLDAMVPAGSADLVDAFAFPLPMTVICELLGVPDIDRDAFRRLSNAVVTPVSAEKEGEAVQAMGAYLDELVEDKRCSPGDDLMSALIQARDEEGDRLSPDELIGMAFLLLVAGHETTVNLISNGVRALLDHPEQLALLRARPELIDGAVEEMLRYDGPVGTATFRFAREPVAIGSVVIPQGETVLVALGSGGRDADRYPDPDTFDIRREAQGHLAFGHGIHFCLGAPLARMEGRIAIRALLERCPGLVRDPEGGEPDWLPGLLLRGVRRLPVRW; the protein is encoded by the coding sequence ATGTCAGTGGTCGATCTGCGCGGGGCACGGGACTTCAGCGCGAATCCGTATCCGTTCTACGCGAAGCTGCGCGCCGAAGGGCCGGTGCACCCGGTCCGTACCGACGGCTTCGAGCGGATCTGGATGATCGTCGGCTACGAGGAGGCCCGCGCGGCCCTCGCCGACCAGCGGTTCAGCAAGGACTGGCGGACGACGGACCTCTGGTCCGCGTCGGACAACCCCATCAACGCCAACATGCTGGAGATGGACGCCCCGCACCACACGCGGCTGCGCAAACTCGTCGCGCGTGAGTTCACCGCCCGGCGGATCTCGGCGCTCCGCCCGCGCGTCGAGCAGATCACCGAGAACCTGCTCGACGCGATGGTGCCCGCCGGGAGCGCCGACCTCGTCGACGCGTTCGCCTTCCCGCTGCCGATGACCGTGATCTGCGAACTCCTCGGCGTACCCGACATCGACCGGGACGCCTTCCGCCGGCTGTCCAACGCCGTCGTCACGCCGGTCTCCGCGGAGAAGGAGGGCGAGGCGGTCCAGGCGATGGGCGCCTACCTCGACGAGCTGGTCGAGGACAAACGCTGCTCCCCGGGCGACGACCTCATGAGCGCCCTGATCCAGGCACGCGACGAGGAGGGCGACCGCCTCTCGCCGGACGAACTCATCGGCATGGCCTTCCTGCTCCTGGTGGCGGGACACGAGACCACCGTGAACCTGATCTCCAACGGCGTACGCGCACTGCTCGACCATCCGGAGCAGCTGGCCCTGCTCCGTGCCCGGCCGGAGCTCATCGACGGCGCGGTCGAGGAGATGCTCCGCTACGACGGCCCCGTCGGGACGGCGACCTTCCGGTTCGCCCGTGAACCCGTGGCGATCGGCTCGGTCGTCATTCCGCAGGGCGAGACGGTGCTGGTCGCCCTGGGCTCCGGGGGCCGGGACGCCGACCGCTACCCGGACCCGGACACCTTCGACATCCGGCGCGAGGCCCAGGGGCACCTGGCCTTCGGGCACGGCATCCACTTCTGCCTGGGCGCTCCACTGGCCCGGATGGAGGGCCGCATCGCGATCCGCGCGCTGCTGGAGCGCTGCCCCGGACTCGTGCGGGACCCGGAAGGCGGGGAGCCGGACTGGCTGCCGGGGCTGCTGCTCCGGGGGGTCCGTCGTCTGCCGGTGCGCTGGTGA
- a CDS encoding cytochrome P450 — MTTEALLDLGALGDDFIRDPYPVYARLRALGPVHRVRIPEGADAWLVVGYEAGRALLADQRLSKEWRRASPSLGVSKVSAGTSMLSSDAPAHTRLRRLVAREFTPRRMERLAPRVQEMTDGLLDSMTDGPVRSADLVKALSFPLPMAVICELLGVPSLDRQAFREWSNTAVSSLDAGARGRATAAMTAYLGGLLAEKRAAPGDDLMSALIHTSDDDGDQLSADELMGMAWLLLVAGHETTVNLISNGVLSLLTHQDQLAALRADFGLLDNAVEEMLRYEGPVETPTYRFTTEPLDVSGTVIPGGGELVLIAMADCDRDPARYPDPGRFDITRDARGHVAFGHGIHYCLGAPLARIEARVAVRSLLERCPGLRLDTDPARLTWRTGMLIRGPVSLPVAW, encoded by the coding sequence TTGACCACTGAAGCCCTGCTCGACCTCGGCGCACTCGGCGACGACTTCATCCGCGACCCGTATCCGGTCTACGCGCGCTTACGGGCCCTCGGCCCGGTCCACCGGGTCCGCATCCCGGAGGGCGCGGATGCCTGGCTCGTCGTCGGGTACGAGGCGGGGCGTGCGCTCCTCGCCGACCAGCGGCTCTCCAAGGAGTGGCGCAGGGCGTCTCCGTCGCTGGGCGTCAGCAAGGTGTCCGCGGGGACGTCCATGCTGAGCTCCGACGCCCCGGCCCACACCCGGCTGCGCAGGCTCGTGGCCCGGGAGTTCACCCCACGCCGTATGGAACGGCTCGCCCCGCGCGTCCAGGAGATGACGGACGGGCTCCTCGACTCCATGACCGACGGGCCGGTCCGGAGCGCCGACCTGGTCAAGGCGCTGTCGTTCCCTCTGCCCATGGCCGTCATCTGCGAACTGCTGGGTGTGCCCTCCCTGGACCGGCAGGCATTCCGTGAATGGTCCAACACCGCCGTGTCGTCCCTGGACGCCGGAGCGCGCGGCCGGGCCACCGCCGCCATGACCGCGTACCTGGGCGGGCTGCTCGCGGAGAAGCGCGCGGCCCCCGGGGACGACCTGATGAGCGCGCTGATCCACACGTCGGACGACGACGGCGACCAGCTCTCGGCCGACGAACTCATGGGCATGGCCTGGCTGCTGCTCGTCGCAGGCCACGAGACCACGGTCAACCTCATCTCCAACGGAGTGCTGAGCCTGCTCACACACCAGGACCAACTGGCTGCCCTGCGGGCCGACTTCGGTCTCCTCGACAACGCGGTCGAGGAAATGCTCCGTTACGAGGGGCCCGTGGAGACACCGACGTACCGCTTCACCACGGAGCCTCTCGACGTCTCCGGCACGGTGATCCCGGGAGGTGGCGAACTCGTCCTGATCGCGATGGCCGACTGCGACCGCGACCCCGCCCGGTACCCGGACCCCGGGCGCTTCGACATCACCCGGGACGCCCGCGGACATGTGGCCTTCGGGCACGGCATCCACTACTGCCTCGGCGCGCCACTGGCCCGCATCGAGGCCCGGGTCGCCGTCCGCTCGCTGCTGGAGCGCTGCCCGGGGCTGCGGCTCGACACGGACCCGGCGCGGCTGACCTGGCGTACCGGCATGCTCATCCGGGGGCCGGTGAGCCTGCCGGTGGCCTGGTAG
- a CDS encoding Gfo/Idh/MocA family oxidoreductase gives MRIGLIGTGRIGSFHAGVLARHPAVASLVVTDPDSVRAGQVAARTGATAVGSTGELFGAGVDAVVIASATSAHADLIGRAARAGLPAFCEKPVALDLAGTLGALRDVERAGSVLQIGFMRRFDAGYAAARTAVRSGALGRLHTVRAATSDPAPPPAAYLPLSGGLFRDCLVHDFDILRWVTGREVTEVYATGSDAGPAMFREAGDVDTAAALLTLDDGTLATATATRCNGAGYDVRMELAGERDQIAVGLDDRTPLTSAEPQGPPAPSKPWPGFLERFAPAYAAELDAFLGVVRGESENPCDGREALHALRVAEACELSRARRRPVRMTEIAEA, from the coding sequence ATGCGCATCGGACTCATCGGCACGGGCCGGATCGGTTCCTTCCACGCGGGCGTCCTCGCACGCCATCCCGCCGTCGCCTCCCTGGTGGTGACGGATCCGGACTCCGTCCGCGCGGGTCAGGTCGCGGCGCGGACCGGAGCCACCGCCGTCGGCTCCACCGGGGAGCTGTTCGGCGCGGGGGTCGACGCCGTGGTGATCGCCTCGGCCACCTCGGCGCACGCGGACCTCATCGGTCGCGCGGCACGGGCCGGTCTGCCCGCCTTCTGCGAGAAGCCGGTCGCGCTGGACCTGGCGGGGACACTGGGGGCGCTGCGTGACGTCGAGCGGGCCGGCAGTGTGCTGCAGATCGGTTTCATGCGCCGCTTCGACGCGGGGTACGCCGCGGCGCGCACCGCTGTGCGCAGCGGTGCCCTGGGCCGGCTGCACACCGTGCGGGCGGCGACGTCCGACCCCGCTCCCCCGCCCGCGGCGTATCTGCCGCTCTCCGGCGGTCTGTTCCGGGACTGCCTGGTGCACGACTTCGACATCCTGCGCTGGGTGACGGGCCGTGAGGTGACGGAGGTGTACGCCACGGGATCGGACGCGGGCCCCGCGATGTTCCGGGAGGCCGGCGACGTGGACACGGCGGCGGCCCTGCTGACCCTGGACGACGGCACGCTCGCCACGGCCACCGCCACCCGGTGCAACGGGGCCGGGTACGACGTACGCATGGAACTGGCGGGCGAGCGGGACCAGATCGCCGTCGGCCTCGACGACCGTACGCCGCTCACGTCCGCCGAACCGCAGGGCCCGCCCGCGCCATCGAAGCCCTGGCCGGGCTTCCTCGAGCGGTTCGCCCCGGCCTACGCGGCCGAACTCGACGCGTTCCTCGGCGTCGTGCGGGGCGAGTCGGAGAACCCGTGCGACGGCCGGGAGGCGCTGCACGCGTTGCGCGTCGCCGAGGCGTGCGAGCTGTCGCGCGCGCGGCGCCGTCCCGTACGGATGACGGAGATCGCCGAGGCCTGA
- a CDS encoding DMT family transporter has translation MSSAVLPALAPPRRAWVTDLPLLLVAAVWGASYLAAKGITTTHTVIAVLVLRFAIVLPALAVAAWRGLRGLSGAQWRGAGLLGLVLSGIFLLETYGVVHTSATNAGLIISLTMIFTPLAEAVVTRVRPPAAFVAAAGLSVAGVVLLTQGGGFTSPSAGDLLMLLAALARTLHVLLMARVKAVQDADSLSLTTVQLGSAVAVFAVLAAVPGTGAAPWTVAADFGAAEWAGLLFLAVFCTLFAFFVQMWSVRRTSPSRVSLLLGTEPLWAAAVGITIGGEHLGVPGVLGAVLVLAGTAWGRRRADVTS, from the coding sequence GTGTCCTCTGCCGTCCTGCCCGCCCTCGCCCCGCCCCGCCGGGCGTGGGTCACCGACCTGCCCCTCCTGCTCGTCGCCGCCGTGTGGGGCGCCAGCTACCTCGCGGCCAAGGGCATCACCACCACGCACACCGTGATCGCCGTCCTCGTGCTCCGCTTCGCGATCGTGCTGCCCGCCCTGGCCGTCGCCGCGTGGCGCGGACTACGCGGACTGAGCGGCGCACAGTGGCGGGGCGCGGGCCTGCTGGGGCTCGTACTCAGCGGGATCTTCCTGCTCGAGACGTACGGTGTCGTGCACACGTCGGCGACCAACGCCGGGCTGATCATCAGCCTCACGATGATCTTCACCCCGCTGGCCGAGGCCGTGGTGACCCGGGTCCGGCCGCCCGCCGCGTTCGTCGCGGCGGCGGGACTCTCGGTCGCCGGTGTGGTGCTGCTGACCCAGGGCGGCGGCTTCACCAGCCCGTCGGCGGGCGATCTGCTGATGCTGCTCGCCGCCCTCGCCCGCACGCTCCACGTCCTGCTGATGGCGCGCGTCAAGGCGGTCCAGGACGCCGACTCGCTGTCCCTGACCACGGTGCAGCTCGGCAGCGCGGTCGCGGTCTTCGCCGTACTGGCGGCGGTCCCCGGTACCGGGGCGGCGCCCTGGACGGTGGCGGCGGACTTCGGCGCTGCCGAATGGGCGGGGCTGCTCTTCCTCGCCGTCTTCTGCACCCTGTTCGCGTTCTTCGTGCAGATGTGGTCGGTACGCCGCACCTCGCCGTCCCGGGTCAGCCTGCTGCTGGGCACGGAGCCTCTCTGGGCCGCGGCCGTCGGCATCACGATCGGCGGCGAACACCTCGGCGTCCCGGGGGTGCTGGGCGCGGTACTGGTGCTGGCGGGCACCGCGTGGGGACGCCGCCGGGCGGACGTCACGTCCTGA
- a CDS encoding ABC transporter permease, translating to MTATGQPAAPHTDERLLRTSPLRKLLGRPELGSVVGAVAVFLFFAIVADSFLQASSLGTVLYAASTIGIMAAPVALLMIGGEFDLSAGVMVTSSALISSMFSYQMTANVWVGVFVSLLVTLGFGAFNGFMLTRTKLPSFIITLGTFLMLTGLNLGFTKLISGTVSTKTIGNMEGFESARKVFASHLTIGDVELKVTILWWAALVAIATWILIRTRFGNWIFAVGGEADAARAVGVPVIRTRIGLYLGVAFAAWVSGQHLLFSYDVVQSGEGVGNELIYIIAAVIGGCLITGGYGSAIGSAVGAIIFGMTSKGIVYAEWNPDWFKFFLGAMLLLATLLNAWVRKRAEATK from the coding sequence ATGACCGCGACCGGGCAACCGGCGGCACCGCACACCGACGAACGCCTGCTGCGCACCTCCCCGCTGCGCAAGCTGCTCGGCCGGCCCGAGCTCGGCTCGGTCGTCGGTGCCGTGGCCGTCTTCCTCTTCTTCGCGATCGTCGCGGACAGCTTCCTCCAGGCCTCGAGCCTCGGCACGGTGCTCTACGCCGCCTCCACCATCGGGATCATGGCGGCCCCGGTGGCGCTCCTGATGATCGGCGGGGAGTTCGACCTCTCCGCCGGTGTGATGGTGACCAGCTCCGCGCTGATCTCCTCGATGTTCAGCTACCAGATGACCGCCAACGTCTGGGTGGGCGTCTTCGTGTCGCTGCTGGTCACCCTCGGCTTCGGCGCGTTCAACGGCTTCATGTTGACCCGCACCAAGCTCCCGAGCTTCATCATCACGCTCGGCACGTTCCTGATGCTGACCGGGCTGAACCTCGGCTTCACCAAGCTGATCAGCGGCACCGTGTCGACCAAGACCATCGGGAACATGGAGGGCTTCGAGTCCGCCCGCAAGGTCTTCGCGTCCCACCTCACCATCGGCGACGTCGAACTGAAGGTCACCATCCTGTGGTGGGCCGCGCTCGTCGCGATCGCCACCTGGATCCTGATCCGCACCCGTTTCGGCAACTGGATCTTCGCCGTCGGCGGGGAGGCGGACGCGGCGCGCGCCGTCGGCGTCCCGGTGATCCGCACACGGATCGGGCTCTACCTCGGTGTGGCCTTCGCCGCCTGGGTCTCCGGCCAGCACCTGCTGTTCTCCTACGACGTGGTGCAGTCCGGCGAGGGCGTCGGCAACGAGCTGATCTACATCATCGCGGCCGTCATCGGCGGCTGTCTGATCACCGGCGGCTACGGCTCCGCGATCGGGTCCGCCGTCGGCGCGATCATCTTCGGCATGACCAGCAAGGGCATCGTGTACGCGGAGTGGAACCCCGACTGGTTCAAGTTCTTCCTGGGAGCGATGCTGCTCCTGGCCACCCTGCTCAACGCATGGGTACGCAAGCGCGCGGAGGCGACGAAATGA
- a CDS encoding dihydrofolate reductase family protein — translation MAKLTLTTFVSLDGVMQAPGGPDEDTTGGFEYGGWMVPFADDGMGAFINEVFDRSGAYLLGRRTYDIFASYWPRVTDPQDPIAARLNTLPKHVVSRTLTDPAWENTTVVSGDVPAEVARLKERTAEGELQIHGSGTLAQSLLAHDLIDEVNLVVHPVYLGRGRRLFADGGQPTAFELTGARTTGSGIAIHTYRPAGRARFGTFEQDV, via the coding sequence ATGGCGAAGCTGACCCTCACCACGTTCGTGTCGCTGGACGGGGTGATGCAGGCGCCCGGGGGCCCCGACGAGGACACCACCGGCGGCTTCGAGTACGGCGGCTGGATGGTGCCCTTCGCGGACGACGGCATGGGTGCCTTCATCAACGAGGTCTTCGACCGCTCGGGTGCCTACCTCCTCGGACGGCGTACGTATGACATCTTCGCGTCCTACTGGCCCCGGGTCACCGACCCGCAGGACCCGATCGCCGCCCGGCTCAACACCCTGCCCAAGCACGTCGTCTCCCGCACGCTGACCGATCCGGCGTGGGAGAACACCACGGTCGTCTCGGGTGACGTGCCGGCCGAGGTCGCACGGCTGAAGGAGCGGACGGCGGAGGGCGAACTGCAGATCCACGGCAGCGGCACGCTGGCGCAGTCCCTCCTGGCGCACGACCTGATCGACGAGGTCAACCTGGTCGTCCACCCCGTCTACCTGGGCAGGGGCAGGCGCCTCTTCGCGGACGGCGGGCAGCCGACGGCCTTCGAGCTGACCGGCGCCCGGACCACCGGGAGCGGCATCGCGATCCACACCTACCGGCCCGCGGGACGTGCGCGGTTCGGGACCTTCGAGCAGGACGTGTGA
- a CDS encoding ATP-binding cassette domain-containing protein, whose translation MTATQAPATREPAGAALVELDDVSKYYGNIKALENVSLEVHAGEISCVLGDNGAGKSTLIKIIAGLHRHDAGTFRIEGEETTLANPRDALDRGIATVYQDLAVVPLMPVWRNFFLGSEPTKGAGPFKRLDVRRMRETTRAELLRMGIDLRDVDQPIGTLSGGERQCVAIARAVYFGAKVLVLDEPTAALGVKQSGVVLKYVAAARDAGLGVVLITHNPHHAYLVGDRFVLLKRGAMSGSHTKDDVTLDELTRQMAGGSELEELSHELERAPSPDHLGGRPAGDDTP comes from the coding sequence ATGACGGCCACCCAGGCCCCGGCCACCCGGGAACCGGCCGGCGCGGCGCTCGTCGAGCTCGACGACGTCAGCAAGTACTACGGCAACATCAAGGCCCTGGAGAACGTCTCGCTGGAGGTCCACGCGGGGGAGATCTCCTGTGTCCTGGGCGACAACGGCGCGGGAAAGTCCACCCTGATCAAAATCATCGCGGGGCTGCACCGGCACGACGCCGGTACGTTCCGGATCGAGGGCGAGGAGACCACGCTCGCCAACCCCCGCGACGCCCTGGACCGTGGCATCGCGACCGTCTACCAGGACCTCGCGGTCGTCCCGCTCATGCCGGTCTGGCGCAACTTCTTCCTCGGCTCCGAGCCCACGAAGGGCGCGGGCCCGTTCAAGCGGCTCGACGTGCGGCGGATGCGTGAGACGACCCGCGCGGAGCTGCTGCGGATGGGCATCGACCTGCGTGACGTCGACCAGCCGATCGGCACCCTGTCGGGTGGTGAGCGCCAGTGCGTGGCCATCGCCCGGGCGGTGTACTTCGGTGCCAAGGTGCTCGTCCTCGACGAGCCGACCGCGGCGCTCGGCGTCAAGCAGTCCGGGGTCGTGCTGAAGTACGTCGCGGCGGCCAGGGACGCGGGACTCGGCGTGGTACTCATCACGCACAACCCCCACCACGCCTATCTCGTCGGTGACCGGTTCGTGCTGCTCAAGCGTGGCGCGATGTCCGGGAGCCACACGAAGGACGACGTCACACTGGACGAACTGACCCGGCAGATGGCCGGTGGGAGCGAGCTCGAAGAGCTCAGCCACGAGCTGGAGCGAGCCCCGTCACCCGACCACCTCGGCGGCCGTCCGGCCGGTGACGACACCCCGTAG
- a CDS encoding GntR family transcriptional regulator — protein sequence MPKPAADSAALGLGVDRTSPVPLYHQLAQQLEAAIDQGRLAPGSLLGNELELAARLGLSRPTVRQAIQSLVDKGLMVRRRGVGTQVVHSRIKRPLELSSLYDDLETAGRSPATRVLRNTVEPATPEVAAALGVEEGVDVHLVERVRYAHGEPVALLRNHLPPRLLDLGTERLESTGLYRMMRASGITLHSARQTVGARAATAEEGELLAEPAGAPLLTMERTTFDDGGRAVELGSHVYRASRYAFEFQLLARP from the coding sequence GTGCCCAAACCCGCCGCCGACTCCGCCGCCCTCGGGCTGGGCGTGGACCGCACCAGTCCCGTCCCGCTCTACCACCAGCTGGCCCAGCAGCTGGAGGCGGCCATCGACCAGGGGCGCCTCGCGCCGGGCAGCCTCCTCGGCAACGAACTGGAGCTCGCCGCGCGGCTCGGACTGTCCCGGCCCACCGTCCGCCAGGCCATCCAGTCGCTCGTCGACAAGGGCCTCATGGTGCGCCGGCGCGGCGTCGGCACCCAGGTGGTGCACAGCCGCATCAAGCGCCCGCTCGAACTGAGCAGCCTCTACGACGACCTGGAGACGGCCGGCCGGAGCCCGGCGACCCGGGTCCTGCGCAACACGGTCGAGCCCGCGACGCCCGAGGTCGCCGCCGCGCTCGGGGTCGAGGAGGGCGTCGACGTCCACCTCGTCGAGCGGGTGCGGTACGCGCACGGCGAGCCCGTGGCCCTCCTGCGCAACCACCTTCCGCCGCGACTGCTCGACCTCGGCACCGAGCGGCTGGAGTCGACCGGCCTGTACCGGATGATGCGCGCCTCGGGGATCACCCTGCACAGTGCCCGGCAGACCGTGGGGGCCCGCGCAGCCACCGCCGAGGAGGGCGAACTGCTCGCGGAGCCCGCCGGGGCGCCGCTGCTCACGATGGAACGCACCACCTTCGACGACGGCGGCCGGGCGGTCGAACTCGGCTCCCACGTCTACCGGGCCTCGCGGTACGCCTTCGAGTTCCAGCTGCTGGCCCGGCCCTGA
- a CDS encoding TetR/AcrR family transcriptional regulator yields the protein MGGARLDGRVERGNQTRQLVLGRAVHVASTEGLEGLSLGRLATELKLSKSGVFALFGSKEELQLATVRAAVTVFVEHVLTPTRAAPPGLGRVWRMCESWLSYSRRRVFSGGCFFYATIAEFDSREGKVHDALASTQTGWVTFVEETVEEARVRGQLAADTDVSQLAFELIAFMELANAESVLHNNNPGYTKAARAILGRLHAAATDPSLVPAAP from the coding sequence ATGGGTGGAGCGCGGCTGGACGGACGGGTCGAGCGGGGGAACCAGACCAGGCAACTGGTCCTGGGGCGCGCGGTCCACGTCGCCTCGACCGAAGGACTGGAGGGGCTGTCGCTCGGCCGGCTGGCCACGGAGCTGAAGTTGAGCAAGAGCGGCGTGTTCGCCCTGTTCGGCTCGAAGGAGGAGCTGCAGCTCGCCACCGTGCGCGCCGCCGTGACCGTCTTCGTCGAGCACGTGCTGACACCGACGAGGGCGGCCCCGCCCGGCCTGGGCCGCGTCTGGCGGATGTGCGAGAGCTGGCTCTCCTACTCCCGGCGCCGGGTGTTCAGCGGAGGCTGCTTCTTCTACGCGACCATCGCCGAGTTCGACTCCAGGGAGGGCAAGGTGCACGACGCGCTGGCCTCCACGCAGACGGGCTGGGTCACCTTCGTGGAGGAGACCGTCGAGGAGGCCAGGGTGCGGGGCCAACTCGCCGCGGACACCGACGTCTCGCAGCTGGCCTTCGAGCTCATCGCCTTCATGGAGCTGGCCAACGCGGAGTCCGTGCTGCACAACAACAACCCCGGCTACACCAAGGCGGCGCGGGCGATCCTGGGGCGGCTGCACGCCGCCGCGACCGATCCGTCCCTGGTACCGGCGGCTCCCTGA
- a CDS encoding aldo/keto reductase, translating to MSQTPPPVRNLHDGSTIPAVGLGTWPLDDDAAEEAVAGALRLGYRLVDTALNYGNETGTGRGIARSGVPRQELFVTTKVPGRHHGYEETLASFEVSRGSLGLEYVDLYLIHWPLPRVDKYVDTWKAMIKLREDGLVRAIGVSNFTAEHLDRLERETGVLPVVNQIEMHPLLPQEDLRAVHTAKGIVTESWSPLARGRQVLEAPEVIAAAEAHGVTPGQVVLRWHTQLGAVPIPKSADPGRQRENLDLFGFELTQQELDRIGARPPHRFGGDPETHEEF from the coding sequence ATGAGCCAGACACCGCCCCCGGTCCGCAACCTGCACGACGGCAGCACCATCCCCGCGGTGGGCCTCGGTACCTGGCCGCTGGACGACGACGCGGCGGAGGAGGCCGTCGCGGGCGCGCTGCGGCTCGGCTACCGGCTCGTGGACACCGCGCTGAACTACGGGAACGAGACCGGCACCGGCCGCGGGATCGCCCGGTCCGGGGTGCCGCGGCAGGAGCTCTTCGTCACGACCAAGGTGCCGGGCCGCCACCACGGCTACGAGGAGACGCTGGCCTCCTTCGAGGTGTCGCGGGGCAGTCTGGGGCTGGAGTACGTCGACCTGTACCTCATCCACTGGCCGCTGCCCCGGGTGGACAAGTACGTCGACACCTGGAAGGCCATGATCAAGCTCCGCGAGGACGGCCTCGTACGCGCCATCGGCGTCTCCAACTTCACGGCGGAGCATCTGGACCGGCTGGAGCGGGAGACGGGGGTGCTGCCCGTGGTGAACCAGATCGAGATGCATCCGCTGCTCCCCCAGGAGGACCTGCGGGCGGTGCACACCGCCAAGGGCATCGTCACGGAGAGCTGGAGTCCGCTGGCCAGGGGACGTCAGGTCCTGGAGGCCCCCGAGGTGATCGCGGCGGCCGAGGCACACGGTGTGACGCCGGGCCAGGTCGTACTGCGGTGGCACACACAGCTGGGAGCGGTGCCGATCCCGAAGTCCGCCGATCCCGGGCGGCAGCGGGAGAACCTCGACCTGTTCGGCTTCGAACTGACGCAGCAGGAGCTGGACCGGATCGGGGCCCGGCCGCCACACCGCTTCGGCGGGGACCCCGAGACGCACGAGGA
- a CDS encoding ROK family glucokinase — MSTYRDFTHRGSARATVLRTVGTRERRSHLTAPRVPTVGIDIGGTKVMAGVVDADGNILETLRTETPDKSKSPKVVEDTIVELVLDLSDRHDVHAVGIGAAGWVDADRSKVLFAPHLAWRDEPLRDAIASRLVVPVMVDNDANTAAWAEWRFGAGRGEDHLVMITLGTGIGGAILEDGHVKRGKYGVAGEFGHMQVVPGGHRCPCGNRGCWEQYSSGNALVREARELAAADSPVAHGIIERVKGNIPEITGPLITELAREGDAMCVELLQDIGQWLGVGIANLAAALDPSCFVIGGGVSAADDLLIGPARDAFKRHLTGRGYRPEARIAKAQLGPEAGMVGAADLARLVARRFRRTNRRRVERYERYAQFYDQAATTIRNTRGTRSAD, encoded by the coding sequence ATGAGCACGTACCGCGACTTCACACACCGCGGCTCCGCCCGCGCCACCGTCCTGCGGACCGTCGGCACCAGGGAGCGGCGCTCACACCTCACGGCGCCCAGGGTCCCCACCGTCGGCATCGACATCGGGGGCACCAAGGTGATGGCCGGCGTGGTGGACGCCGACGGCAACATCCTGGAGACCCTGCGCACCGAGACGCCGGACAAGTCGAAGAGCCCGAAGGTCGTCGAGGACACCATCGTCGAGCTGGTCCTGGACCTCTCCGACCGGCACGACGTGCACGCCGTCGGCATCGGCGCGGCGGGCTGGGTGGACGCGGACCGCTCCAAGGTGCTGTTCGCCCCGCACCTGGCCTGGCGCGACGAGCCCCTCCGCGACGCCATCGCGTCCCGGCTGGTGGTCCCGGTCATGGTCGACAACGACGCCAACACAGCCGCCTGGGCGGAGTGGCGCTTCGGAGCCGGCCGTGGCGAGGACCACCTGGTCATGATCACGCTGGGCACCGGCATCGGCGGCGCGATCCTGGAGGACGGGCACGTCAAGCGCGGCAAGTACGGCGTCGCGGGTGAGTTCGGCCACATGCAGGTGGTGCCCGGCGGACACCGCTGCCCGTGCGGCAACCGAGGCTGCTGGGAGCAGTACAGCTCGGGCAACGCCCTCGTGCGCGAGGCCAGGGAACTGGCCGCGGCGGACTCCCCGGTGGCCCACGGCATCATCGAGCGGGTCAAGGGCAACATCCCCGAGATCACCGGGCCGCTCATCACCGAGCTGGCCCGCGAGGGCGACGCCATGTGCGTCGAGCTCCTCCAGGACATCGGACAGTGGCTGGGCGTCGGCATCGCCAATCTCGCGGCGGCGCTGGACCCGTCCTGCTTCGTCATCGGCGGCGGTGTCAGCGCGGCCGACGACCTGCTGATCGGCCCCGCCAGGGACGCCTTCAAGCGGCACCTCACGGGCCGCGGCTACCGCCCCGAGGCCAGGATCGCGAAGGCGCAGCTCGGCCCCGAGGCGGGTATGGTCGGCGCCGCCGACCTCGCCCGTCTGGTCGCCCGGAGGTTCCGGCGGACCAACCGCCGCAGGGTCGAGCGCTACGAGCGGTACGCGCAGTTCTACGACCAGGCCGCCACCACCATCCGGAACACGCGCGGAACCCGTAGCGCCGACTGA
- a CDS encoding PaaI family thioesterase: MTELSFDTAQQVLDSQPFSRLVGARITEFVDGAAVLEVDVREELTQQNGFLHGGVLSYAADNALTFAAGTTLGSAVLTGGFSIQYVRPASGSTLIARAEVVHTGRRQAVVRCDLFTADDEGAETLCAVAQGTVLSARPA, translated from the coding sequence ATGACTGAACTCTCCTTCGACACGGCACAGCAGGTCCTCGACAGTCAGCCGTTCAGCCGGCTCGTCGGCGCGAGGATCACCGAGTTCGTGGACGGCGCGGCCGTCCTCGAGGTCGACGTGCGCGAGGAACTCACCCAGCAGAACGGGTTCCTGCACGGCGGTGTGCTGTCCTACGCGGCCGACAACGCGCTCACCTTCGCCGCCGGGACGACGCTCGGATCCGCCGTCCTGACCGGCGGCTTCTCGATCCAGTACGTCCGCCCGGCGAGCGGCAGCACCCTGATCGCCCGCGCCGAGGTGGTCCACACCGGCCGCAGGCAGGCCGTCGTGCGCTGCGATCTGTTCACCGCGGACGACGAGGGGGCCGAGACGCTGTGCGCGGTGGCGCAGGGGACGGTGCTCTCCGCCCGCCCGGCCTGA